From Microbacterium sp. LWH11-1.2, one genomic window encodes:
- the dnaE gene encoding DNA polymerase III subunit alpha, producing MASDSFAHLHVHSEYSMLDGAAKIAAMTQAAADYGMPAIAVTDHGNTFAAFEFYKAANAAGVKPIIGLEAYVTPGTHRSDKSRVQWGSPDQKSDDVSGSGAYTHMTMWSETTEGMHNLFRLSSRSSMEGYYFKPRMDRELLQTYSKGLIATTGCPSGEIQTRLRLGQYDAARAAAAEFQDLFGKENYFAEIMDHGLSIERRVMTDLLRLAKDLNIPLVGTNDSHYTHQHEADAHEALLCVQSGSTLDDPNRFKFDGDGYYIKTAAEMRQLFRDHPEACDNTLLIAERCEVEFNTAANYMPRFPVPDGETEDSWLIKEVEVGLHYRYPNGIPDKVRKQAEYETGIILQMGFPGYFLVVADFINWAKDNGIRVGPGRGSGAGSMVAYAMRITDLDPLEHGLIFERFLNPDRVSMPDFDVDFDDRRRGEVIEYVTQKYGSERVAQIVTYGTIKSKQALKDAGRVLGFPFSMGERLTKAMPPPVMGKDMPLDGMFDSAHPRYKEASEFRVLIETDPEAKTVFDRALGLEGLKRQWGVHAAGVIMSSEPLLDIIPIMRREQDGQIVTQFDYPSCESLGLIKMDFLGLRNLTIISDALDNIRMNRGEELDLERLPLDDRGAYDLLGRGESLGVFQLDGGPMRSLMRLMKPDNFGDISALIALYRPGPMGANSHTNYALRKNGAQPITPIHPEFTESLADILEESYGLIIYQEQVMAIAQRVAGFSLGQADILRRAMGKKKKSELDKQFEGFQAGMHANGYSDGAVNALWEILLPFSDYAFNKAHSAAYGVVSYWTAYLKAHYPAEYMAALLTSVGDSKDKMALYLNECRRMGIKVLPPDVSESINFFAAIGDDIRFGLGAVRNVGSNVVDGIVQSRKDERFDSFHHFLDKVPLHVSNKRTVESLIKAGAFDSMGDSRRALMEVHEDAVEAAVDRKRNEAQGAIGFDFDSLYDGTEEVAPAKVPARPEWIKKDKLAFEREMLGLYVSDHPLAGLEVPLAKHASISIHDLNNSEDMQDGDQVTVAGLVTSVQHRVAKASGNPYGMITVEDFNGEVTVMFMGKTYIEFQHILQQDSILAVRGRVSRRDDGLNLHAQSAFAPDVGSFDAAGPLSLVLAEQRATERVMNELAEILRRHNGDTEVLLRVHRGGSAKVFEVPMPVKVSADLFGDLKSLLGPACLG from the coding sequence ATGGCATCCGACTCCTTCGCCCACCTCCATGTGCACAGCGAATACTCGATGCTCGACGGTGCAGCGAAGATCGCGGCGATGACCCAGGCGGCCGCCGATTACGGCATGCCGGCCATCGCGGTGACCGATCACGGCAACACCTTCGCCGCGTTCGAGTTCTACAAGGCGGCGAACGCCGCAGGCGTCAAGCCGATCATCGGGCTCGAGGCCTATGTGACCCCGGGAACGCATCGCAGCGACAAGTCGCGCGTGCAGTGGGGCTCGCCCGATCAGAAGAGCGACGACGTCTCCGGTTCCGGTGCGTACACCCACATGACGATGTGGAGCGAGACGACCGAGGGCATGCACAACCTCTTCCGGCTCAGCTCCCGCTCGAGCATGGAGGGCTACTACTTCAAGCCGCGCATGGACCGTGAGCTTCTCCAGACCTATTCCAAGGGCCTGATCGCGACGACCGGCTGCCCCTCCGGCGAGATCCAGACGCGCCTGCGTCTCGGTCAGTACGACGCCGCGCGCGCGGCGGCAGCGGAATTCCAGGACCTCTTCGGCAAGGAGAACTACTTCGCCGAGATCATGGACCACGGCCTCTCCATCGAGCGGCGCGTGATGACCGATCTCCTGCGTCTGGCGAAGGACCTGAACATCCCGCTGGTCGGCACCAACGACTCGCACTACACCCACCAGCACGAGGCCGACGCGCACGAGGCGCTGCTCTGCGTCCAGTCCGGCTCGACGCTCGACGACCCGAACCGCTTCAAGTTCGACGGCGACGGCTACTACATCAAGACCGCCGCCGAGATGCGCCAGCTGTTCCGCGACCACCCCGAGGCGTGCGACAACACGCTGCTGATCGCCGAGCGCTGCGAGGTCGAGTTCAACACCGCGGCGAACTACATGCCGCGTTTCCCCGTCCCCGACGGCGAGACCGAAGACAGCTGGCTCATCAAAGAGGTCGAGGTCGGCCTCCACTACCGGTATCCCAACGGCATCCCCGACAAGGTGCGCAAGCAGGCCGAGTACGAGACCGGCATCATCCTGCAGATGGGGTTCCCCGGCTACTTCCTCGTCGTCGCCGACTTCATCAACTGGGCCAAGGACAACGGCATCCGCGTCGGTCCCGGTCGTGGTTCCGGTGCCGGCTCGATGGTCGCCTACGCCATGCGGATCACCGACCTCGACCCGCTCGAGCACGGCCTCATCTTCGAGCGCTTCCTCAACCCCGACCGCGTCTCGATGCCCGACTTCGACGTCGACTTCGATGACCGGCGCCGTGGCGAGGTCATCGAGTACGTGACCCAGAAGTACGGTTCCGAGCGCGTCGCGCAGATCGTCACGTACGGCACCATCAAGTCCAAGCAGGCGCTGAAGGATGCCGGGCGCGTGCTCGGCTTCCCGTTCAGCATGGGAGAGCGTCTGACGAAGGCGATGCCGCCGCCCGTCATGGGAAAGGACATGCCCCTCGACGGCATGTTCGACTCGGCGCACCCGCGCTACAAGGAAGCCAGCGAGTTCCGGGTCCTCATCGAGACCGACCCCGAGGCGAAGACGGTATTCGACCGCGCGCTCGGGCTGGAGGGACTGAAGCGCCAGTGGGGCGTGCACGCGGCCGGCGTCATCATGTCGTCCGAGCCGCTGCTCGACATCATCCCGATCATGCGCCGCGAGCAGGACGGCCAGATCGTCACGCAGTTCGACTACCCGTCCTGCGAGTCCCTCGGCCTGATCAAGATGGACTTCCTGGGGCTGCGCAACCTCACGATCATCTCCGACGCGCTCGACAACATCCGCATGAACCGCGGCGAGGAACTCGATCTCGAGCGCCTTCCCCTCGACGACCGCGGCGCCTACGACCTTCTGGGCCGCGGTGAGTCGCTCGGCGTCTTCCAGCTCGACGGCGGGCCGATGCGCTCGCTGATGCGCCTGATGAAGCCCGACAACTTCGGCGACATCTCGGCCCTCATCGCGCTGTACCGTCCGGGCCCCATGGGCGCGAACTCCCACACGAACTACGCGCTCCGCAAGAACGGCGCCCAGCCGATCACGCCGATCCACCCCGAGTTCACCGAGTCGCTCGCCGACATCCTCGAGGAGTCCTACGGTCTGATCATCTATCAGGAGCAGGTCATGGCCATCGCGCAGCGCGTGGCCGGGTTCTCGCTCGGTCAGGCCGACATCCTCCGTCGCGCGATGGGCAAGAAGAAGAAATCCGAGCTGGACAAGCAGTTCGAGGGCTTCCAGGCCGGAATGCACGCGAACGGCTACTCCGACGGGGCCGTCAACGCGCTCTGGGAGATCCTGCTGCCGTTCTCCGACTACGCGTTCAACAAAGCGCACTCGGCGGCCTACGGCGTCGTCTCGTACTGGACCGCGTACCTCAAGGCGCACTATCCCGCCGAGTACATGGCCGCGCTCCTCACCAGCGTCGGTGACTCCAAGGACAAGATGGCGCTCTACCTGAACGAGTGCCGCCGCATGGGGATCAAGGTGCTCCCGCCCGACGTCTCGGAGTCCATCAACTTCTTCGCGGCCATCGGAGACGACATCCGCTTCGGTCTCGGCGCCGTCCGCAACGTCGGCAGCAACGTCGTCGACGGCATCGTGCAGTCCCGCAAGGACGAGCGCTTCGACTCGTTCCACCACTTCCTCGACAAGGTCCCGCTGCACGTCTCGAACAAGCGCACCGTCGAGTCCCTGATCAAGGCCGGGGCCTTCGACTCGATGGGCGACTCGCGACGCGCCCTCATGGAGGTGCACGAAGACGCGGTCGAGGCCGCCGTCGATCGCAAGCGGAACGAGGCGCAGGGCGCGATCGGATTCGACTTCGACAGCCTCTACGACGGCACCGAAGAGGTGGCGCCGGCCAAGGTCCCCGCGCGGCCGGAGTGGATCAAGAAGGACAAGCTCGCGTTCGAGCGCGAGATGCTCGGTCTCTATGTGTCCGATCATCCGCTCGCCGGTCTCGAGGTGCCCCTCGCCAAGCACGCGTCGATCTCGATCCATGACCTGAACAATTCCGAGGACATGCAGGACGGAGACCAGGTCACCGTCGCGGGGCTGGTGACCAGCGTGCAGCATCGTGTCGCCAAGGCCAGCGGCAACCCCTACGGCATGATCACCGTCGAGGACTTCAACGGCGAGGTCACCGTGATGTTCATGGGCAAGACGTACATCGAGTTCCAGCACATCCTGCAGCAGGACTCGATCCTGGCCGTGCGCGGGCGCGTGTCGCGTCGCGACGACGGGCTGAACCTCCATGCCCAGTCCGCGTTCGCGCCCGACGTCGGCTCGTTCGATGCGGCCGGTCCGCTGTCGCTCGTGCTCGCCGAGCAGCGCGCGACCGAACGCGTCATGAACGAGCTCGCCGAGATCCTGCGTCGGCACAACGGCGACACCGAGGTCCTGCTGCGGGTGCACCGCGGCGGAAGCGCGAAGGTCTTCGAGGTGCCGATGCCGGTCAAGGTCTCCGCCGACCTCTTCGGTGACCTCAAGTCGCTGCTCGGCCCCGCCTGTCTGGGGTGA
- the hisD gene encoding histidinol dehydrogenase: MRTIDLRGRELSPADMLAAVPRATQARAEALDAATRIVDDVRDRGEAALREQAEQFDRVTGHAIRVPADQITAALASVDPTVRAALEEAIIRVRQGSAAQVPAPQVTEIGPGARILQRWQPVARAGVYIPGGKAVYPSSVIMNVVPAQIAGVQQIALASPPQADHDGRIHPTILAAAALLGVSEVYAMGGAGAIGALAWGVPTIGLDPVDVVSGPGNNFVASAKRAVAGVVGTDSEAGATEILIVADESADPRLVAADLISQAEHDEQASAVLVTDAVELAEQVAVEIDRQAAATRHSERVRVALDGPQSAIVLVDDRAMATAFSNAYAPEHLELHLTDAEDAASAFTSAGAVFVGDQTPVSLGDYMAGSNHVLPTGGQARYAPGLGAYTFLRPQQVISYDRAALASVREGVVALANAEVLPAHGEAIEARFTA; the protein is encoded by the coding sequence ATGCGAACGATCGATCTGCGAGGGCGCGAGCTCTCGCCGGCTGACATGCTCGCCGCCGTCCCGCGTGCCACGCAGGCGCGCGCGGAAGCGCTCGACGCGGCCACGCGCATCGTCGACGACGTGCGCGACCGCGGCGAGGCCGCCCTGCGGGAGCAGGCGGAGCAGTTCGATCGGGTGACCGGTCACGCCATCCGGGTTCCCGCCGACCAGATCACTGCGGCGCTCGCATCGGTCGATCCGACCGTGCGTGCGGCGCTCGAGGAGGCGATCATCCGGGTGCGCCAGGGCTCCGCAGCCCAGGTGCCCGCCCCGCAGGTCACCGAGATCGGCCCCGGCGCCCGGATCCTGCAACGCTGGCAGCCGGTCGCGCGCGCCGGCGTCTACATCCCGGGCGGCAAGGCGGTGTACCCGTCGAGCGTGATCATGAACGTCGTTCCCGCGCAGATCGCCGGCGTGCAGCAGATCGCCCTCGCCTCACCGCCGCAGGCCGACCACGACGGTCGCATCCACCCGACGATCCTCGCCGCGGCCGCACTGCTCGGCGTCAGCGAGGTCTACGCGATGGGCGGCGCCGGAGCGATCGGCGCGCTCGCATGGGGAGTCCCGACGATCGGGCTCGACCCGGTCGACGTGGTCTCCGGTCCAGGCAACAACTTCGTGGCCTCCGCCAAGCGGGCGGTCGCGGGCGTGGTCGGCACGGATTCCGAGGCCGGTGCCACCGAGATCCTCATCGTCGCCGACGAGAGCGCCGACCCGCGGCTCGTCGCCGCCGACCTGATCAGCCAGGCCGAGCACGACGAGCAGGCATCCGCTGTGCTGGTCACCGACGCGGTCGAACTCGCCGAGCAGGTCGCGGTCGAGATCGACCGGCAGGCCGCCGCGACGCGCCACAGCGAACGGGTGCGTGTCGCGCTCGACGGTCCCCAGTCCGCGATCGTGCTCGTCGACGACCGGGCCATGGCGACCGCGTTCAGCAACGCGTACGCCCCCGAGCACCTCGAGCTCCACCTCACCGACGCCGAGGACGCGGCATCCGCCTTCACCAGCGCGGGCGCGGTCTTCGTCGGAGATCAGACGCCGGTCAGCCTGGGCGACTACATGGCCGGCAGCAACCACGTGCTGCCCACCGGGGGACAGGCGCGCTACGCTCCCGGCCTCGGCGCGTACACGTTCCTGCGTCCGCAGCAGGTCATCTCCTATGACCGGGCGGCACTCGCCTCCGTGCGGGAGGGCGTCGTCGCCCTGGCGAACGCCGAGGTCCTGCCCGCGCACGGCGAGGCGATCGAGGCGCGCTTCACGGCGTAG
- the nrdR gene encoding transcriptional regulator NrdR, with product MHCPFCRHSDSRVIDSRTSDDGLSIRRRRQCPECGGRFTTTETASLNVIKRSGVMEPFSREKVISGVRKACQGRPVTEADLAVLAQRVEEAVRQTGVSQLDTNEIGLAILGPLRELDEVAFLRFASVYQAFDSLEDFESAITDLRADHAEQERADR from the coding sequence ATGCACTGCCCCTTCTGCCGTCACTCCGATTCGCGCGTCATCGATTCGCGTACCAGCGACGACGGGCTCTCCATCCGACGGCGCCGTCAGTGCCCGGAGTGCGGAGGCCGTTTCACGACCACCGAAACCGCGAGTCTCAACGTGATCAAGCGCTCCGGCGTCATGGAGCCGTTCAGCCGCGAGAAGGTCATCTCGGGCGTGCGCAAGGCCTGCCAGGGCCGCCCCGTCACCGAGGCGGACCTCGCGGTCCTCGCGCAGCGCGTGGAGGAGGCGGTCCGGCAGACCGGTGTGTCGCAGCTCGACACGAACGAGATCGGCCTCGCGATCCTCGGACCGCTGCGCGAGCTCGACGAGGTCGCCTTCCTGCGCTTCGCCAGCGTCTACCAGGCCTTCGACTCCCTCGAGGACTTCGAATCCGCGATCACCGATCTGCGCGCCGACCACGCGGAGCAGGAGCGCGCGGACCGGTAA
- a CDS encoding quinone-dependent dihydroorotate dehydrogenase has translation MYPLLFRAVLSRFDPEFAHHAGMAVIRVLGTPPFSAATRAMTRPDPSLRVEALGLTFPSPFGIAAGFDKNAVGVRGLAALGFGHVEVGTVTAIPQDGNPKPRLFRLIADRAVINRMGFNNQGADAVARRLAKLRRGAPDTVIGVNIGKSRVVEVEDATADYVASATRLAPLADYLAVNVSSPNTPGLRGLQAVETLAPLLRAVREASGSTPLLVKIAPDLPDEEIAAISRMAVDEGLAGIIAHNTTISRDGLLTDDATVEAAGAGGLSGAPLKQRSLEVLRVVRGSVPADFCVIAVGGVETPSDVQERLDAGATLVQGYTAFLYRGPFWGRELNRGLVSRGTVRA, from the coding sequence ATGTATCCGCTGCTCTTCCGCGCTGTCCTCTCGCGCTTCGATCCCGAGTTCGCCCATCACGCCGGCATGGCGGTGATCCGCGTCCTCGGGACGCCGCCGTTCTCCGCGGCGACCCGCGCGATGACCCGCCCCGATCCGTCGCTCCGCGTCGAAGCTCTCGGGCTGACCTTCCCGTCGCCCTTCGGCATCGCGGCGGGCTTCGACAAGAACGCCGTCGGCGTGCGCGGTCTCGCAGCGCTCGGCTTCGGGCACGTCGAGGTGGGCACCGTGACGGCGATCCCGCAGGACGGGAACCCCAAGCCGCGACTCTTCCGCCTCATCGCGGATCGCGCCGTGATCAACCGGATGGGCTTCAACAACCAGGGGGCGGATGCCGTTGCACGCCGTCTCGCGAAGCTCCGCCGCGGCGCGCCCGATACGGTGATCGGCGTCAACATCGGCAAGAGCCGGGTCGTCGAGGTCGAGGACGCGACCGCCGACTACGTCGCCTCCGCCACGAGGCTGGCCCCGCTCGCCGACTACCTGGCCGTCAACGTGTCGTCCCCGAACACCCCGGGTCTGCGCGGTCTGCAGGCCGTCGAGACCCTCGCGCCCCTGCTCCGTGCGGTGCGCGAGGCATCCGGCTCCACGCCGCTGCTCGTGAAGATCGCGCCCGACCTCCCCGATGAGGAGATCGCCGCGATCTCGCGGATGGCCGTCGACGAGGGGCTCGCCGGCATCATCGCGCACAACACCACGATCAGCCGCGACGGCCTGCTCACGGATGACGCGACCGTCGAGGCCGCGGGCGCGGGTGGTCTCTCGGGGGCACCTCTCAAGCAGCGCTCGCTCGAGGTGCTCCGCGTCGTGCGCGGCTCCGTGCCCGCCGACTTCTGCGTCATCGCCGTCGGCGGCGTCGAGACGCCCTCCGATGTCCAGGAGCGACTGGATGCCGGAGCGACCCTGGTGCAGGGCTACACGGCGTTCCTCTACCGCGGCCCGTTCTGGGGCCGCGAGCTCAACAGGGGACTGGTCAGTCGGGGTACTGTCCGCGCTTGA